The Dioscorea cayenensis subsp. rotundata cultivar TDr96_F1 unplaced genomic scaffold, TDr96_F1_v2_PseudoChromosome.rev07_lg8_w22 25.fasta BLBR01001344.1, whole genome shotgun sequence genome contains the following window.
CATCGTGTGCCAAGCAAGATAAGCCCTTGCCAGAAGTATTACTGTCTGATTTTGATAACACTGTGGGGTTAGATGTTGATTTGCAATAGGATGTTTTGGAGTTGGATGTGGAGCAGGAATCTGAGAGTGCCAGTGAGACAAACTCAAGTAGGGATGATGCAGATATGCTTGTAGATGTCTCATTCCTTGATTTTAACTCAGATGCCGATGATGAGATAGCAGGGGCTAGGGATAAAGTCAAAAAATTTATACAGCTGAAGAAGGAAATACAGGGGAAAGATAGTGAAAATGTTAGAAATGTTGATGAAGCTAGTGGAAATGAGGGTAACTTTGGAGTTGAATGGCAAGCAGCATGTATTGAGCATAGCCATGACACAAATAGGGGGAAAGTTTGTGGATATGAAAGTGATTACATGGGCTGATCAGATCCTGGTAGCTATGATGACACAAGTGATGGATCTGCTGGAGATGATGCAAGGAGGCACAAGTCATGCAGGACAATTTATGACCCTAAAACCACTTTGGTGGACTTTTCGCTGGATCTTAGGTTTAAAGATCTCAAACTGTTCAAGGATGAACTTGTTGAGTTCTCAACACCAGTAAAGTATGCAGGAATGCCAAGAGCTTAGTgatgaaaaaaactaaagagCAGTTTAGGGAAGACTTCAAGGTGCTTAACAATTATGCACTTGAGTTACAAGCAACCAATCCAGGAAGCAGTGTGCTTGTTGTGCCTGAGAAGGTTAACCATAATGAGTTGTCTGTGTTCCAGAAGATGTACATCTGCTTGGCTGCTGTCAGAGAAGGGTTTTTAGTTGGTTGCAGGCAGATCATAGGTGTAGATGGTTGTTTTCTTAAAGGGCTACTTAAAGGGCAATTGCTTATGACTGTAGGTAGGGATGGGAACAACCAAATGTTCCCTTTAGCATGGGCTGTTGTTGAGAAGGAAACTACTGAGACATGGACAtggtttttcaaaaatttgaagattGATCTTGGCATGGGAGAAGGGTTGGGATGGTCTTTAATAAGTGATATGCAGAAGGTACACAACACATTCCAATGAAACAATCGCTCAAGCTATTTACATTAGCTAGTCATGcacttgaattatttttcttttttatgcagGGTTTAATCCATGCAGTGAAAGATCTTCTATCTTTTATTGAGCATAGGATGTGTGCAAGGCACATCTATGTGAGGTGGGGCAAGAAACATCAAGGAAATGAGTTACAACTTCAATTCTGGAATGTGGCCAGATCTACAAGCATCCCAGAGATGAAGAATCATTTGGACCAAATGAGGAAGATGAAAGGTGGAGACAATGCTGTTGAAGAGTTACTTGAGAAATGACCAATTCAAGGTTGGTGCTAAGCATATTTTAATGATCTGGTTAAATGCGAGGTAATCGATAACAACATGTGTGAAACTTTTAATGGAGTGGTCCTAGATGCAAGGAGTAGACCAATTATCTCTATGCTAGAAACAATTAGGCAGTATGTGATGACGAGGATTGCAGTGAAAAAGGACTATGCTAGCAGATGGGCAGGGGATTATGGGCCAAATGTTATTGCcaagattgaaaaagaaaggcAAAAGAGTGCAAAGTGGCAAGTTGAGTGGAATGGAAGTAACAAGCATGAAGTTTATTGGGATAACCTCATGTTGCATGAAAGAGAAGCCTATGTTATAACGCTTGCTGAACAAACATGCCCTTGTGGCAAAACAGGCATCCCTTGTTAACATGGTATGGCAGCTATTGCTTTTCAAGGGGAAGACCCAACTAATTATATAGCTCATTGGTtcagaaaagaaacatatgaaaAGGCATATCAATTTGCAGTTAATCCAGTAAAAGGTAGGGATTTCTGGCCAGTGAGTGATGAAGGGCCTTTCTGCCTCCTTTTGTGAAAAGAATGCCAAGTCGACCAGTTAAGAAAAGGAGGAGAGAGCCTTtggaaaccaaaaacaaaagtaaaacaaaactgTCAAGAAGGGGCAGAGTATTCAAGTGCAATTATTGCCATGTTGAAGGCCACAACAAGATCACCTGCACAAAAAAGTCTAACATAGATGTAAGTTTCTATTTTTTCCCTCCATGTTAATTAACTGGCCATTAgctataattttttcttgatgCATGACATAGCTAACAACAATAGCACCTGCCCAAAAAGGACTAAAAGGACTAATGCATCTGTaagtattttttcctttttgtctGTTAGTTGCCCacaatttatgtatattttttccTTGATGCAGGCACAACTAACAACATATCAGAATCATCTACCCAAAATAAGAATGCAGATGTTACAATCAAAGGGAGAAAGAAGTCTTCGGCAGCAATGCCTCCAATACAGGTTTTAAGGGTAAGAATATTAATCTCCTTTGGAAAGTTGATGAGTtatgcaattttaaaaattgtgacatttgtattttatatgtcCAGGGTGCTCATAATGGGGGAATTATTGTTGGCAGAGAACCTTCCAATTCCTCTTCATTCATGACTACTGCTGAATTGATTgtaatgtttttccttttaaagCATCTCAACTTCTGCCTTTTTTAATGGCTATCAATATAGGGTTGGTGTCTATGATGGTCTGGGAAGAAGAAATTTAAGGGCTTCTGCAGGGAGAAAGAAACATGAGGAAGGAAACAAACAGTCAAATACTTCAGTGGACCTTATAGAAATACCAACTCAGGAGAGCAGGACAACTACTACATCAATACAAAATCCTGGAGCTTCAACCATGGagtagtaaaaaaaatagagttttaTTACTAGATTTTGTTGTCTCTGAATGTACTTTGGATTTGTTAATGTAATTTACAGTAATGGGTTATAGTAAtgtgtttttgttaaaattttgttatgtaTGTGGTTGGCATACACATTGGTTAATTGCAACAAGTGTACTTATATCAATGATGGaattgatataaatttatataaatggaATTGGGACTGGAGTTTGTGAATGTCCTAGACATTTGTGAGTTTTGTTCATCTATAAGGAttggctgcagaaattttcttgCATAATTGTTATTTACTTACAAATTAATTACTGCAGAATTCTTTAAAACTTGCAAAATTGATGTCCTACAGATTTGTATTGCATaattgtatatgttaatgtattGTTGTTCTACCGATTGGTCTTGCAAGATTGTTAATTTCTTACAAATTAATCCCTGCAGACTCCTTTAAAACATGCAAAATTCAAGCAGAATTTTTTACATTGGCTTGCTGAattaccacaaaaaaaaaatgttgttgatGTGGCCTACAGTAGTAGAGGAGGTGTTCATCATTAcggaaataattgttttttgaatACATGGGATAATAAAACTATTAGGGCTGTGGTGCCGGTTtatggaggtggaggtggaggcgTTTCTTGTCTGCATTGATGGTGGCGATTAAGCTTGTGGGGGTGAGGTGAACGAAAGGGAAGTATAGGAGATGATGTTGAGCAAGGGGGCCACTAGTGGGATTGCAGGATGGCATAGGATGATGATGCGGTTGCAGTTCGGAGAAGGATGACTTGCAGTGTGGCTTGGGATGTCGATGTCGTTGAGGTCAGGAGGAAGCTGACGGTGAGCAAGGGTTTTTTTGGCCACTGGTGGGGGTAAAGCAGAGGTTTTATCGGGTCTAGGATAATCGGATCCGGATCCTCTTGATTAGGAAGACATTTTGtctgaaaaaattaattaattaatgtgttaTCCTTTAAGAATGCCATGTCAGCCCCATTGGACCGCAAAAGTAATGGTGGTTGTGGCTAGGACTTGATTTTACTAATttgaataatagagggacttcctgacaccaaattaaaataaagggaCTTAAAAgacaaaacaagtaaaatatagGGACCAAATAGGGGATTTTACCTagataaatattataaagtCCTCACTTTTCACCCCCTTTCTCGTCGCGCCACGATTTCCATCCCCCGCCTCTCCATCTTCTCGAAACCATTTCCCCTCTTCGGGCCACTCTCAAGCCTCACCCTTGATCCTATCTGAACCCTTGTCTGCTCCGACGCCGCCACCGCCGCCGTTGCGCTCACCGCCTTCCTCGGCTACCCTCTCAAGCCATCCCTCACCGCCATCCCCATCTTTCATCTCGAGACTCTCCCCGAATACCTCACCGATGTTGGGAAAGTCCGCACCCTCAAAGACCACCTCTCCTTGCTTCGCCTCGCCTCGCCTCTGATTCAGACGACATCAAGGCGCTCTGATCCCTCCTTGAGCTCAAAGTCAAGGCTAATCTCCTCCCCGATGCTATTGCCATCATCGACTGCCTCATTGCTCTGGAACCCAACGATAAGGACCTCCCCCTCCTCAAGGCCCACCTACATAGCCACGTTGGCAACCCTGATGCCGCTAAGCAGTTGTTCGAGGATCTCATCTCCAAGAACACCTTCCTTGTGAAAGCCTATCACGGCCTTGTCATGGTGGCTTATGAGTACCAAAGCGGCACAAAGCTTGAGGTTGTCCACAAAAGAGTTGAGCGTGAGATCGAGATGTTCAAGAGGAAGGTAGGAAGGACGATTTAAGGGATTTCAGGTTGTTGGTGGCTCAGATTAGGGTTGTCAAAGGGAAGTATAACGATGCACTCAAGGTGTATGAGAGAATGGTCACAGAAGAGCCGAGGGATTTCAGGCCGTACTTTTTCCAGGGGATCATATATTCGATGCTGAAGAAGAACGATGAAGCTGAGAAGTAGTTCAGCAAGTACCAGAAACTAGGGCCGAGAGAACATCCTTATGCTTAGTACTTTGATGATAATATGGTCGCCATGAAAGTTTTCATGCAGATGGAGGAGAACAAAACAAGAGGATCTTTGAAGAGATGAATGATAATTTGAGGAAGACAGAAGCTTTTTGGGGCAATGTCTTTGTCCTCTGAAACTATtggatttaatgttttttttttcttagtttagcTGTTTATTTATACAGTTCATGGTTCCTTTCTTTGAAattatctcttttatttttagagtAATGTTAGCACCAAATTTAATTAATGGTGATCGTGGATGGGAGTCATTCACGGAAGCACACTCGATAACCGATGGGgatttcattatcttcatctttGATGGTGATCGTGGCTTCGATGTCATGGTTTATGGGAAGACTGGGTACAAAAAAGGAGCTTCGTGCTCCGGTGAAGTCTGAGGAGGTCGTGGGTTACTCGATTCCTGATCCGCAAGAAGGTTTGTAATTtggcttttctattttttactttttttgtgGGAGATTTAGGGTTTCCttaggctttgcttggatggGGGTTTTTGGAGGTAGGGTAAAggaagggtttttaaaaacccatgctTGGGGAGGGGGTTTTTAAGGGAAGGTAAGGGTTGGGGAGGGTTGTGAAGGTTTTAAAACCCCCATTTTACTCaagtttctcaaccctccaaattggagggttgGGGAGGTTTTGGAGTTggtatttttttggtttgagaCAAAAATACCCTTGTAAGTTTCAAATAATTCCAAACACAACTCTAATATATTTTTCAGTGAATGAGGGAAAGTTGGTATCTTGTTCTAAATTTGTTCTTCTCCTTCCACTAGGGTTCCAAAGAACACCCTCGCCACCGTCGCTGCCGCCGCCGCCTCGGAGCCACCGGAGTTGCTAAACCTCCTCGGAGACATTACCGTCGCCGCTCAAGGTATTTATGTACACTTCATCTCTCTTTGCTTGCCATCTGTGTCTCTGatcaatttatgattttatttattcctaTCTTGTGCTTCATCACAATCAAGGTTACATCATATTCACTAAATATTGTGAGACACGATAATTGGAGCCTCGAACTCAATTCTTGTTTTggctcattttctttttcttgacaGTTCCCTTCATATTGCAAATATTGTCAACTCGTCGGATCTTCCAATTAGGTTACTGACCATTGTAACTTGTTATAACACTGGCATGGTTTGAAGCTTTGCTGTATCATTTTTTCAAAACCTTTTGTCAGAAACCATTCCTAAAATTTTGCATTTTGCTCAATAATTTAATTGGTTCAGACAATTGTTTTAGAGGGATGTACTCATTGGAAGATGtgaatacttttatttattagcTCAAACTTAATGTAATGAATCTTTGTGATTAGGATACAAACCGAGTTTGGGTAGCATAAAGATAAATTGAACCCTGTGACCTCCTTGATGTACTCATTGGAagatatgaatatttttatttattagctCAAACTTAATGTAATGAATCTTTGTGATTAGGATACAAACTATATTTGTTAATACATCATTTACATATATAAGAAGAGGACCAAAATTATATAAGAAGCAGTGAATAAAAGTAGGGTGTTTTTACCATTATGAAAAA
Protein-coding sequences here:
- the LOC120256233 gene encoding protein SLOW GREEN 1, chloroplastic-like; protein product: MTCSVAWDVDVVEVRRKLTANLLPDAIAIIDCLIALEPNDKDLPLLKAHLHSHVGNPDAAKQLFEDLISKNTFLVKAYHGLVMVAYEYQSGTKLEVVHKRVEREIEMFKRKIRVVKGKYNDALKVYERMVTEEPRDFRPYFFQGIIYSMLKKNDEAEK